One genomic window of bacterium includes the following:
- a CDS encoding cupin domain-containing protein: MSAPNQPVDGGASPGSAADVIRRLRLVPHPEGGWYREVHRSRATVGTPPGYPGARCALTIIHFLLEEGEFSTFHRVRSEEVWVHLDGAPLELAIVADAPDIRTIGPASGGGEPLAVVPPGCLQAARPRGGWALAACFVAPGFEFADFELLARAELLARHPAHRELIERFTRPAAGPPADGRTAGGHPANEP; this comes from the coding sequence AGCGCCAAATCAGCCAGTTGATGGCGGCGCTTCGCCCGGTTCGGCGGCGGACGTCATCCGCCGCCTGCGCCTCGTGCCGCACCCCGAGGGCGGGTGGTACCGCGAGGTCCACCGCTCGCGGGCGACGGTCGGGACGCCGCCGGGCTACCCGGGGGCGCGCTGCGCGCTGACGATCATCCACTTCCTGCTCGAGGAGGGGGAGTTCTCGACCTTCCACCGCGTGCGCTCCGAGGAGGTCTGGGTGCACCTCGACGGCGCGCCGCTGGAGCTGGCGATCGTCGCGGACGCGCCCGACATCCGCACCATCGGCCCTGCGTCCGGCGGCGGCGAGCCGCTGGCCGTCGTGCCGCCCGGGTGCCTGCAGGCGGCGCGGCCCCGCGGGGGGTGGGCGCTCGCGGCGTGCTTCGTCGCGCCCGGGTTCGAGTTCGCGGACTTCGAGCTGCTGGCGCGTGCGGAGCTGCTCGCGCGGCATCCGGCGCACCGCGAGCTGATCGAGCGTTTCACGCGCCCGGCCGCCGGCCCGCCCGCTGACGGACGAACGGCGGGGGGGCATCCCGCGAACGAGCCATGA
- a CDS encoding ChaN family lipoprotein, producing MTRRSAVLAALLAFLAAWAPPAAHAKLIFRLRDASTLSTAQLIASLRGARVIFFGERHDRAEDHVAQRTIMQALQETGVPLAVGMEMFRRDAQPQLDRWVAGTLDMKALRGLYDGNWDPPLFEQYRDILLYARQERIPLIGLNIATAIVEQVGRGGFRSLSAEQRRQLGVNSCDVSPRYADVLHR from the coding sequence ATGACACGCCGGTCCGCGGTCCTGGCCGCCCTCCTCGCCTTCCTCGCGGCGTGGGCGCCGCCCGCAGCGCACGCCAAGCTCATCTTCCGGCTGCGCGACGCCAGCACGCTGTCGACCGCGCAGCTGATCGCGAGCCTCAGGGGCGCGCGGGTGATCTTCTTCGGGGAGCGCCACGACCGGGCCGAGGACCACGTCGCCCAGCGCACGATCATGCAGGCGCTGCAGGAGACCGGCGTGCCTCTCGCCGTGGGCATGGAGATGTTCCGCAGGGACGCGCAGCCGCAGCTCGATCGCTGGGTCGCCGGCACCCTCGACATGAAGGCGCTGCGCGGGCTCTACGACGGCAACTGGGACCCCCCGCTCTTCGAGCAGTACCGGGACATCCTGCTCTACGCGCGCCAGGAGCGCATCCCGCTGATCGGGCTGAACATCGCCACGGCCATCGTGGAGCAGGTGGGCCGCGGCGGCTTCCGCTCGCTCTCGGCGGAGCAGCGGCGCCAGCTCGGCGTCAACTCCTGCGATGTCTCCCCGCGCTACGCGGACGTGCTGCACCG